Proteins encoded within one genomic window of Spirulina major PCC 6313:
- a CDS encoding NAD(+) kinase: MQLKHVIIIYKAGHPLSKKWAETCARQLEALGAQVLVGPSGPKDNPYPVFLSSINQRIDLGVVLGGDGTTLAAARHLAPVGTPILAVNVGGHLGFLTEPFELFRETEQVWARLIEDRYAVQRRMMLQAYLLEGDRIMPTVISEQFLCLNEICIKPASVDRMPTSILEMEVDGEIVDQYHGDGLIVATPTGSTCYNASANGPIVHSGMDAIAITPICPLSLSTRPIVMPPGSVISVWPLGDVDLYTKLWTDGVIASQIWPGQRVNISMADCQAKFIILQSDQSFYQTLREKLHWGGTRIHYDPGAMN; this comes from the coding sequence ATGCAACTGAAACACGTCATCATCATCTATAAAGCGGGTCATCCCCTCAGTAAAAAATGGGCGGAAACCTGTGCGCGACAACTCGAAGCTTTGGGAGCACAGGTGCTCGTTGGGCCAAGCGGCCCGAAAGACAATCCCTATCCGGTGTTTTTGTCGTCGATTAATCAGCGGATTGATCTAGGGGTGGTGTTAGGGGGAGATGGGACGACGTTGGCGGCGGCGCGACATTTGGCCCCGGTGGGAACGCCGATTTTGGCGGTCAATGTGGGGGGGCATTTGGGGTTTTTAACGGAGCCGTTTGAGTTGTTTCGCGAGACGGAACAGGTGTGGGCGCGGTTGATTGAAGATCGCTACGCGGTGCAGCGGCGGATGATGTTGCAGGCCTATTTGCTGGAAGGCGATCGCATCATGCCCACGGTGATCAGTGAGCAATTTCTCTGCCTCAATGAAATCTGCATTAAACCGGCCAGTGTGGATCGGATGCCCACCTCGATTTTGGAAATGGAGGTGGATGGGGAAATTGTTGATCAATACCATGGCGATGGGTTGATCGTGGCGACCCCCACCGGCTCGACCTGTTACAACGCTTCGGCCAATGGCCCGATTGTGCATTCGGGGATGGATGCGATCGCCATTACGCCCATTTGCCCCCTCAGCCTTTCGACGCGACCGATCGTGATGCCCCCCGGCTCGGTGATTAGCGTTTGGCCCTTGGGCGATGTGGATCTCTATACCAAACTCTGGACGGATGGGGTGATCGCCTCGCAGATTTGGCCAGGGCAACGGGTGAATATCAGCATGGCGGACTGCCAAGCCAAATTTATCATCCTGCAAAGTGATCAATCCTTTTACCAAACCCTCCGGGAAAAACTCCACTGGGGCGGCACTCGGATTCACTACGACCCAGGGGCAATGAATTAA
- a CDS encoding putative bifunctional diguanylate cyclase/phosphodiesterase, which translates to MSPFFKFGAKLIDQLRQHLSRPDVLIHWGGARLPVWPRMVGVASRSVLIASVVITVGYQGVQRWSLLEPLELAIFDRFVQAEPDAPLDARLLIVTITETDLQRYGWPLKDQQLAEALRRLQRHDPTVIGLDLYRDLFHPPGTAALTAQLQAPNLIAITDNSNGIPAPAVVPPERVGFNDLVLDPDGVVRRNLLFVAGSDRDYYSFALRVGLGAIAPPAIQVTPEALQINEVYLPRLSATSGGYQQIDHRGYQILLDYAGRQPVAPTITLTTLLTTDVDPHLIRDRIILIGSVAPSLKDARFTPYRSGSGKVQMSGVMIHGQMVRQLLDLLAGRVSPWRGSSPLGEWIGLWAWVVFGGAIAWYLRHPAVLVGVGALGTVLLIGVGWVCWGQGVWIPVAEPIAGFWTALLVAMAHRLFYTTNHEPVTGLLNEAAFLRQLEARLRRAAPVGVLWMALDHWMLISRSLDPHHSDRLLQRIECTLRTHLPRTAQIARISEGEFAIALPLADPAALTATAETLQTHLPPSLAASIGITVPNAQQTHRPADLLRDAHTAMYRAQAKGSNSYAVFSAGMQAETVQRFNLEADLRRAIAAEEFTLYYQPIVDLATDRIAGFEALVRWIHPQRGFIAPGAFIPLAEETGLIVPLGDWIGQTAIAQIQEWTRTFPHAGLIMSINLSSRQFDQGDVVERLAQWIIAAELPGHCLKLEITESMVMGNVDVAIDLMLRFKALGCRLSLDDFGTGYSSLSQLRRFPLDTLKVDQSFVRHMADSAEDDAIVRMIIDLGHTLGMDIIAEGIETPEDAERLRSLHCDFGQGYLWSKPLPAAAATDLLSQQPKPPAASP; encoded by the coding sequence ATGTCACCTTTTTTCAAGTTTGGGGCGAAGTTGATCGACCAACTGCGACAGCACCTGAGCCGCCCGGATGTTCTGATTCATTGGGGCGGGGCGAGGCTGCCGGTGTGGCCTCGAATGGTGGGGGTGGCGAGTCGTTCGGTGTTGATAGCCAGTGTGGTGATCACGGTGGGCTATCAGGGGGTGCAGCGTTGGAGTCTGCTGGAACCGTTGGAATTGGCGATTTTTGATCGATTCGTCCAAGCCGAACCCGATGCGCCCCTAGATGCGCGTCTGTTGATCGTCACGATCACTGAGACGGATTTGCAACGCTATGGATGGCCCCTCAAGGATCAACAGCTAGCCGAAGCCCTGCGCCGTCTCCAACGCCATGACCCCACGGTGATCGGTTTAGATCTGTATCGTGACTTGTTCCACCCGCCCGGTACGGCTGCCTTGACAGCGCAGTTACAGGCTCCGAACCTGATCGCGATTACGGACAATAGCAACGGGATTCCGGCTCCGGCGGTGGTTCCCCCGGAGCGGGTGGGGTTTAATGATCTGGTGTTAGATCCCGATGGGGTGGTGCGTCGGAATTTGTTGTTTGTGGCGGGGAGCGATCGCGACTATTATTCCTTTGCGCTGCGGGTGGGTTTAGGGGCGATAGCTCCTCCTGCGATCCAAGTCACCCCTGAGGCGTTGCAAATTAACGAGGTGTACTTGCCGCGCCTCAGTGCCACCAGCGGCGGCTATCAACAGATTGACCATCGCGGCTATCAAATCCTCCTCGACTATGCTGGCCGTCAACCCGTTGCCCCGACGATCACCCTCACCACCCTCCTCACCACAGACGTTGATCCCCACCTGATTCGCGACCGGATTATCCTGATCGGTTCGGTGGCTCCGAGTTTAAAAGATGCGCGCTTTACGCCCTACCGGTCAGGTTCCGGGAAGGTGCAGATGTCGGGGGTGATGATTCATGGGCAGATGGTGCGGCAGTTGTTGGATCTCTTGGCGGGGCGGGTCAGTCCGTGGCGGGGGAGTTCGCCGCTGGGGGAGTGGATCGGGTTGTGGGCTTGGGTGGTGTTTGGGGGGGCGATCGCCTGGTATCTGCGCCATCCGGCGGTGTTGGTGGGGGTGGGGGCCTTGGGAACGGTGCTGCTCATCGGGGTGGGTTGGGTCTGTTGGGGACAAGGGGTCTGGATTCCCGTGGCGGAACCGATCGCCGGGTTCTGGACGGCGCTGCTAGTCGCCATGGCTCACCGCCTGTTTTACACCACCAACCATGAACCCGTGACCGGACTGCTCAATGAAGCCGCATTCCTACGGCAGCTTGAGGCCCGCTTACGCCGTGCGGCTCCGGTGGGGGTGTTATGGATGGCGTTGGATCATTGGATGTTGATCAGTCGTAGTCTTGATCCCCACCATAGCGATCGCCTCCTGCAACGCATTGAATGCACCCTCCGCACCCATCTGCCACGAACGGCGCAGATCGCCCGGATCAGCGAAGGAGAGTTTGCGATCGCCCTGCCCCTGGCCGATCCCGCCGCCCTCACCGCCACCGCTGAAACCCTCCAAACCCACCTTCCCCCCTCCCTAGCCGCCAGCATCGGCATCACCGTTCCCAACGCACAACAGACCCACCGCCCTGCGGATCTCCTCCGCGATGCCCACACCGCCATGTATCGCGCCCAAGCGAAAGGCAGCAACAGCTATGCCGTATTTAGTGCCGGGATGCAGGCGGAAACGGTGCAGCGGTTTAACCTCGAAGCGGATTTGCGGCGGGCGATCGCCGCTGAAGAATTCACCCTCTACTATCAGCCGATTGTGGATCTCGCCACCGACCGGATTGCCGGGTTTGAAGCCTTGGTGCGCTGGATTCATCCCCAGCGGGGTTTTATTGCACCGGGGGCATTTATTCCCCTGGCGGAGGAAACGGGGTTGATCGTGCCCCTGGGGGATTGGATCGGTCAGACCGCGATCGCCCAGATTCAAGAATGGACGCGCACCTTTCCCCACGCCGGGTTAATCATGAGCATTAACCTCTCCAGTCGCCAATTTGATCAGGGGGATGTGGTGGAACGTCTCGCCCAATGGATCATAGCGGCTGAACTGCCGGGCCATTGCCTCAAGCTGGAAATTACCGAAAGTATGGTGATGGGCAATGTGGACGTGGCAATTGATTTAATGTTGCGGTTCAAGGCCTTGGGCTGTCGGCTCAGTTTGGATGATTTCGGCACGGGCTACTCGTCCCTGAGCCAATTGCGGCGGTTTCCCCTCGATACCCTCAAGGTGGATCAATCCTTTGTGCGTCACATGGCCGACAGTGCCGAAGATGATGCGATCGTGCGGATGATTATTGACCTGGGGCATACCTTGGGCATGGATATCATTGCCGAGGGGATTGAAACCCCAGAGGATGCGGAACGGTTGCGATCGCTCCACTGCGACTTCGGCCAAGGCTACCTCTGGTCAAAACCCCTCCCCGCCGCTGCTGCTACGGATCTGCTCTCTCAACAGCCCAAGCCTCCAGCCGCCTCCCCTTAA
- a CDS encoding DUF928 domain-containing protein: protein MMIRTILGGIVGGCVIGGVVLPTLAPRVPIAQPITAAWAEDNSGSEFPGQRVGGGTRGGCARGVRPLIALNPVTNLGVTAATEPMLYFVMPSLGAEHLVELLVLDDEGQILYETRRAVPVAATLVGIEIPAAVLALEQPYHWYFAVLCDEADPSQDLVVEGWLKRVAGSQDLAEIQEEDIPTQLNQAAIAQAGAHWSDAIAILAALYQTYPDHPQVQAQWNQLLTDLGLDALSALL, encoded by the coding sequence ATGATGATTCGGACAATCTTAGGGGGCATCGTTGGAGGATGTGTGATCGGGGGGGTGGTGTTGCCGACCCTTGCGCCCCGCGTCCCGATCGCCCAGCCGATCACGGCAGCATGGGCAGAGGACAATAGCGGCAGTGAATTTCCCGGCCAACGAGTGGGGGGCGGCACGAGGGGCGGCTGTGCGCGGGGGGTGCGGCCCTTGATTGCCTTGAATCCGGTGACGAATTTGGGAGTGACGGCGGCCACAGAGCCGATGTTGTATTTTGTGATGCCGAGTTTGGGTGCAGAGCATCTAGTGGAGTTATTGGTGTTGGATGATGAGGGGCAGATTTTGTATGAAACGCGGCGAGCGGTTCCGGTGGCAGCAACCTTGGTGGGGATTGAGATTCCGGCGGCGGTTTTGGCCTTGGAGCAGCCCTATCATTGGTATTTTGCGGTGCTGTGTGATGAAGCTGATCCCTCTCAAGATCTGGTGGTGGAGGGCTGGCTTAAACGGGTGGCGGGGTCGCAAGATTTGGCTGAGATCCAGGAGGAGGATATTCCAACCCAATTAAACCAGGCGGCGATCGCGCAAGCGGGGGCACATTGGAGTGATGCGATCGCGATTCTCGCCGCCCTCTACCAAACCTATCCCGACCATCCCCAGGTACAAGCCCAGTGGAACCAACTCCTCACAGATCTGGGACTCGATGCCCTCAGTGCGTTGCTTTAG
- a CDS encoding KGK domain-containing protein, protein MESQQSGISCHDDDVIAFGDNTFKVGKFRKAVQDCFGHDIGYGLMALLKSAGVAIEARAVSPTGNKEDFAQWFTQGIACELLQTDTPGWKNARVKITIDIEVMPAIAPPSRPNPNPQAFDEFEDLEFERDVTLHADVWSDG, encoded by the coding sequence ATGGAGAGTCAGCAATCCGGTATTTCCTGCCATGACGATGATGTCATCGCCTTTGGTGACAACACCTTTAAGGTGGGAAAGTTTCGTAAAGCGGTGCAAGACTGCTTTGGACATGATATTGGGTATGGCTTAATGGCGTTGCTCAAGAGTGCGGGGGTGGCGATCGAGGCGAGGGCCGTGAGTCCGACGGGAAATAAAGAAGATTTTGCGCAATGGTTCACCCAGGGGATCGCCTGTGAATTGCTGCAAACGGATACGCCAGGCTGGAAAAATGCGCGGGTGAAAATCACGATTGATATTGAGGTGATGCCGGCGATCGCGCCCCCGTCTCGCCCCAATCCCAACCCCCAAGCCTTTGATGAGTTTGAAGACCTCGAATTTGAACGCGATGTCACCCTCCATGCAGATGTGTGGTCGGATGGCTAA
- a CDS encoding serine/threonine-protein kinase encodes MGYCLNPYCPSPDDPRNLENVTCRHCGSDLILCDRYRVRGLLSDHSGFAKIFEVWDGTTVKILKVLKAEHNTSEKIVSLFKQEALVLSQLHHPGIPRIDDHGYFEYSPRDSAYPLHCFVMEKIDGPNLSQWMHQQGNLLISESQALDWLEQLTTILHLVHQKNYFHRDIKLQNIMMRSTGQLVLIDFGTAREMTYTYLAKAGQSGNITRVSSAGYTPPEQQQGHAVPQSDFFALGRTFVYLLTGKTLEDRDIYDPLANEFRWRHHAPDLSPAFMAFIDQLMAHRAADRPPDTQTMLRQIVALKRSLSQPDNFLVSATPPADLTRLPETALQVSPESPTVPQESPDRRSWPLGLGIAIALLLGGYGSWQVYQVVQLPTITQTLPRGFTGHQSFINSVTISPDSQTVITGSADKTIKVWDLATGAILRTLTGHDSFVNAIALSPDGQFLISGSADKTIKVWQINTGQLIRTLTGHTNFVDTLILSDDGQTLVSTGADRTIRIWDWQRDAPPQTLTGHQGFINALALSSDGRTLMSGSADHRVKVWDLITGKVRHTLEGHTGFINCLVVSPDGQWVASGSADKTIRIWDVKTGRVLKVLNGHQGFVNDLAISPDGRWLVSGSADHQVKVWDMTDGTLHHTLTGHLSFVNRIKISQDGRWIVSASADQTIRLWNLKTGDAIATLTGYPHHINDFAISPDDQFVVTGSGASQLAIWPVEL; translated from the coding sequence ATGGGCTATTGCCTCAATCCATATTGTCCCTCTCCTGACGATCCTCGCAACCTTGAGAACGTCACCTGCCGTCATTGTGGTTCAGATCTGATCCTGTGCGATCGCTACCGTGTTCGGGGTTTACTGAGCGATCACAGCGGTTTTGCGAAGATTTTTGAGGTGTGGGACGGTACAACGGTCAAGATCCTTAAAGTCCTCAAAGCGGAACACAACACCAGCGAGAAAATTGTCAGCCTCTTTAAACAAGAAGCCCTCGTCCTCAGCCAACTCCACCACCCCGGCATTCCCCGCATTGATGACCACGGCTATTTTGAATATTCTCCCCGCGACAGTGCCTATCCGCTCCATTGTTTTGTGATGGAAAAAATTGACGGGCCAAATCTCAGCCAGTGGATGCATCAACAGGGTAATTTGCTGATCAGTGAATCCCAGGCTCTTGATTGGCTTGAACAACTCACCACCATCCTGCATTTAGTCCATCAAAAAAATTATTTTCATCGTGATATTAAATTGCAAAATATCATGATGCGCTCAACGGGTCAGTTGGTGTTGATTGACTTCGGGACAGCGCGGGAAATGACCTACACGTACCTCGCGAAAGCGGGTCAATCTGGCAATATTACGCGGGTCAGTTCGGCGGGCTACACCCCCCCGGAACAGCAGCAGGGCCACGCTGTCCCCCAATCGGACTTTTTTGCCTTGGGGCGTACGTTTGTGTATTTACTGACGGGGAAGACCTTAGAGGATCGCGATATTTACGACCCGCTTGCGAATGAATTTCGCTGGCGACACCATGCCCCGGATTTATCCCCGGCGTTCATGGCGTTTATTGATCAATTAATGGCCCATCGGGCGGCGGATCGTCCCCCGGATACTCAAACCATGCTGCGGCAGATTGTGGCGTTGAAGCGATCGCTCTCCCAGCCCGACAACTTCTTAGTTTCTGCCACCCCCCCCGCAGATCTGACCCGACTTCCGGAAACGGCGCTGCAAGTGTCCCCCGAAAGCCCCACCGTGCCCCAGGAGTCCCCGGATCGCCGGTCTTGGCCCTTGGGGTTAGGGATTGCGATCGCGCTCCTGTTGGGAGGCTACGGCAGTTGGCAGGTCTATCAAGTTGTGCAGTTGCCGACGATTACCCAAACCCTCCCCAGGGGTTTTACCGGCCATCAAAGTTTTATCAACAGTGTGACGATTAGCCCCGATAGTCAAACGGTGATCACGGGCAGCGCCGATAAAACGATTAAGGTGTGGGACTTGGCGACGGGGGCGATCCTGCGCACCTTGACCGGCCATGACAGTTTTGTCAATGCGATCGCCCTCAGTCCTGATGGGCAATTTTTGATCAGCGGCAGTGCCGATAAAACGATTAAAGTGTGGCAGATCAACACCGGACAATTGATCCGCACCCTGACGGGCCACACCAATTTCGTCGATACCCTCATCCTCAGTGACGACGGCCAAACCCTCGTCAGTACCGGCGCAGATCGCACGATCCGGATCTGGGATTGGCAACGCGACGCACCCCCCCAAACCTTAACGGGACATCAAGGGTTTATTAATGCCCTCGCCCTCAGTAGCGATGGGCGGACACTGATGAGCGGCAGTGCTGACCATCGCGTCAAGGTCTGGGATTTAATCACGGGCAAGGTGCGCCATACCTTAGAGGGTCACACGGGGTTTATTAATTGCCTGGTGGTGAGTCCCGATGGCCAGTGGGTGGCCAGTGGCAGCGCTGATAAAACCATTCGCATTTGGGATGTGAAAACGGGGCGGGTGCTGAAGGTGCTCAACGGTCATCAGGGCTTTGTGAATGATCTGGCGATCAGCCCCGATGGGCGGTGGTTGGTGAGCGGCAGTGCTGACCACCAGGTGAAGGTTTGGGACATGACCGATGGGACATTACACCACACCCTCACAGGACATCTCAGTTTTGTGAATCGGATCAAAATTAGCCAAGATGGCCGCTGGATTGTTAGTGCCAGCGCCGATCAGACGATTCGCCTCTGGAATTTGAAGACGGGGGATGCGATCGCCACCCTCACCGGCTACCCCCACCATATCAATGATTTTGCCATTAGCCCCGATGATCAATTTGTGGTGACCGGTAGTGGTGCGAGTCAACTGGCGATCTGGCCCGTGGAATTGTGA
- a CDS encoding anti-sigma factor family protein, with the protein MDIHQRDRFELLSAYLDGEVSPAERQEVQTWLADDPTAQHLHRRLQKLRYGLQTLPIPAPQQSTEDLLAGVFEAEDHRRVWSRWAWGGGAIAAAAVGALSLFFSGSPLSPRLAHNDPGNLDASSSSLMIAVNQPVVEIPTLPAPSSDLSISIDRPVVDIPMP; encoded by the coding sequence ATGGATATTCACCAACGCGATCGTTTTGAACTGCTCAGCGCTTACCTCGACGGTGAGGTCTCCCCTGCTGAACGTCAGGAGGTTCAAACCTGGCTTGCCGATGACCCCACAGCCCAACACCTGCACCGTCGTCTCCAAAAACTGCGCTACGGATTGCAAACCCTTCCCATTCCTGCCCCTCAACAATCCACCGAGGATCTCTTGGCTGGTGTGTTTGAGGCGGAAGATCATCGTCGGGTTTGGTCGCGCTGGGCTTGGGGTGGTGGTGCGATCGCAGCGGCGGCGGTGGGTGCTTTGTCGCTCTTCTTTTCCGGTTCACCCTTGTCACCCCGCTTAGCCCATAACGACCCCGGCAATCTGGATGCATCCTCCTCAAGCCTCATGATTGCCGTTAATCAACCGGTGGTGGAAATTCCCACGCTCCCCGCTCCGAGTAGTGACCTGAGTATTTCCATTGATCGCCCGGTGGTGGACATTCCCATGCCTTAG